ATCCAACTGAAAGGTTCAGGCAGAACACCTTATTCACGCGGCGGTGACGGTAGAGCAGCCCTTGGCCCGATGCTGCGCGAATACATCATTAGCGAGGCCATGCATGGATTCGGAATTCCTACTACGCGGAGCCTTGCAGTAGTGACAACGGGCGAGTCTGTCTATCGCGAAACCGAGCTGCCTGGTGCTATTTTGACGCGTGTCGCTGCCAGTCATATCCGAGTAGGGACGTTCCAATTCGCGGCAAGATGGTGCTCCATAGAAGATCTCCGTGCGTTGGCTGATTACACGTTGCAAAGACATTTTCCAAAGATCGCAGCAGAAGAAAACCGCTACCTCCTCTTACTGAAGGAAGTCATCCAGCGTCAGGCTGCGCTGATTTCCAAGTGGCAACTCGCAGGATTTATTCACGGAGTCATGAACACCGACAACATGGCAATCAGCGGCGAAACGATTGATTACGGTCCTTGCGCTTTTATGGACACATATGACCCTGCAACTGTATTTAGCTCCATTGACGTTCAGGGTCGGTATGCTTACGGAAATCAGCCGTACATTGCTGTGTGGAATCTTTCTCGTTTTGCGGAAAGCTTATTGCCGTTGTTGCATGAAAATGAAGCGCAGGCTGTAAAAGTGGCCGAAGATGCACTTGCCGAATTTAGCAAACTGTATCACAGCCATTGGCTCACAGGAATGCGGGCAAAACTCGGATTGTTCAACGAAGAGGAGCAAGACGAAGCGTTGATCGAAGGTCTGCTCAACATGATGAAGGACCACCATGCTGACTATACGAATACATTCCGTGCTTTCACGCTTAATCAACCAGAAGAAACTGCAATGTTTGGCACGAGCGAATTCACGGAATGGCACGAGCAGTGGAAAGCACGACTAACAAGACAGCCAGAGGACACCGCTGCGGTACAACAGGTAATGAAAAAGAGCAACCCGGCAATCATCCCACGGAACCATCGTGTAGAAGAAGCATTGGAAGCAGCGTGGAAAGAGGGCGATTACACGGTGATGGAACGACTCCTGGAAGTTCTTTCTAATCCATATGCGTACACGCCTGAACAGGTAGAATACACGACTTTACCAGCGGAATCGGCATGTCCTTACCAAACGTTTTGTGGTACATGATAGCATGCAATCAGAGTGCAACGATCTTTCACATGTTGGACTCTTTTTTCATACGTCTGATTCGCGCTAAAATATGGAAAGCCGAAGAAAAAAGGAGCAATTGCTTTATGGATAAAAAAGCAAAGCAAATCTTGATGAAAACATTTTGGAGCAGCAACGGGTGGAAGAGTCGCCCATACGATTTTTCGGGAGCAGATTTTGAATACGCCAAAAGCAAAGGTCTCATGTTTGATCTGCAGACAATTAGTCACGAAGAGTGTATAGACAAAATCATTACTCTGCATAAAAAAGTGACGAAAGAACAAGCCGCCGCTGCATTTTTGCACAGTCTCTCGACGCGAAAGGTGTACCTGCGCAGCGCCTTGTCTAGCTGGGCTTTGACAGAGTCTTTAAAAGCCCATGACTTCGAAAGTAACGTCGGCAAGTATACAAATCCAGAAAACGGCACCTATTTCGCCATGTACGGAGACTGCCATAAGTGCGACCGTTATTATATCGCTGGACGAGAGTTATATACCGAAGAAGATTTGAACGTTTTGAATTTTGAAAGAATCAAGTGGGGAGGTATCCGCCTAAACTATCTACCGTACCTCATGCTTGATTTGGAGCTGTTAAGCAAGGAAGAAAATCTTTCAGTACAGGAAGAAGATGTAGCAATTCTCCGTCAGGTGCTAGCCATCATTGCCAGCAGTGAACCAACCGATGCCGCCCGTCAATTGGAGAAGCGCCTCCATGGTGTCTTCCCATCTAGCAAAAACGAACGGGATGTCTTCATGGAAATTCTTGCATCCGCCGGGATCTTGGCGCCAAGCAAGGACAGACCAGGGCGTGGCGGGAAGAACGACTTTTTTGCCGTAGTAAATTGGCGCGGCGAAGATAGCTATTCCGAGCAAGCTATCCAGAACTTCTTTGGCCCATGGCTGTAAAGAACGGAAAATCTAGGAACAAAGAAGGGTGCCATCTATACGCGAAGTGTGTATAATATTGGAAAAGCATGTCGAAAAGTTTGTTTTTATTGAAAGGAGGTGAGATATAAGTGAAAAAGAAATTAATCGTCCTGTCAGGCATTGCGGGCAGTGGCAAAAGCAAGTGGGCACAAGAAATTGCCAAAAAGGAACGGGCAACAATCGTGTCTACGGATGAAATTCGTCAGAACTTATTTGGTGACGAGCGAAAACAAAAAAGATCAGCACAAGTATTTTTTGAGGTCTATTCGAAAATCGCAACGGAGCTGGCGAATGGAAAGAATGTCATTTTAGATGCAACCAATATTGACAGAGAGAAAAGAATGAAGGTCCTTGCCAAATTTCCCGATGTCCAGAAGGAATGCTATTACGTCGATGTTCCCTATACCGTTTGCCTAGAGCGCAATCGATCCCGAAAGAGAACCGTAGACGAATACATCCTGGCGAAGATGCGGAAGAACTTCCATTTTCCCATTAAGAATGAGGGCTGGGATCACATTCATCTCTTGCACGAGCCAGTTCCTTATTCCATTGAAAAAGAAGAATTCGTTCAATTGCTTCAAAAAGAACCCTCCTATGAAGAGCTGTTTGAAAGGTTGAATGCCATTCCCATCTTCAAAGAGATGTATCAATTTAATCAGGAAAACCCTTATCATCAGTACCCTTTGTGCAAGCATACCTATCATGTTTTCGATTATGTAAACGCCTTTTACACGGAAGAAGACAAATTTCTCATGCAAGTGGTCGCCTTATTTCACGATACAGGAAAACCATTTTGCAAAACCTACAAGCCGATGAAAGGCCATTACTCCTACTTCGGACATGAGCATGTTTCTGCGCAAATTGCTTGTCATTTCTTAAAAGAATTAGGATTCGAAGATGATTTTATTTTCGAAGCCGTCAACCTGATTCAAATGCACATGAAGATTAACTATGGAACTCAGCAAGATATTTCCGAGATTTATCATTTGTTGGGCGAAGAGTACCTGTGGAAGCTGTACTTCTTCAAGGAAGGAGATGCCTATGCCAAATAAGGAGGTGAATAACGTTGTTGAAAAAATATCCGAGAACCTTTCATCTACCCTGGTCAAGAAGTAGAACCGACGACGATAAAATCTTGCGATCAGTGTGTCACTTCGAGGGGAAACAAGTAGTCGTAACAGAAAAGCTGGATGGAGAAAATACCACGCTGTACCGAAATCATATCCATGCAAGGTCACTCGATAGCAAAGATCACGCATCTAGACATTGGGTAAAGATGCTTCACGGGACGATTTCGTTTCATATCCCGGAAGGCTGGAGAATTTGCGGGGAAAACGTATATGCGCTGCACTCCATCTACTACGAATACCTAACGAGCTATTTCTACGTGTTCTCGATCTGGAATGAAAACAATGAATGCTTGTCGTGGGATGAAACGGTAGAATGGGCCGAACTACTGGGCTTAGAAACAGCACCTGTCTTATACAGAGGGATTTGGAAGGAAGAGACCGTAAAAAGTTGCTACACCAAACAATCTGCCTTCGGCGGAGAACAAGAGGGGTACGTGGTACGGGTAACGGAGAGGTTTCCGTACGAAGATTTTAAACAATCTGCCGCCAAGTTTGTGCGCAAAAATCATGTGCAAACCGACCAGCACTGGTTATCGAAGCCAGTCGTTCCAAATGGGCTAGCACAAACATATTAAAGACTTTGATATTGAAGGGAATGAGAACGATGTAATTTGCTAAGTAGTATTGACCGTCTAATAGA
This genomic stretch from Brevibacillus brevis harbors:
- a CDS encoding AAA family ATPase, whose amino-acid sequence is MKKKLIVLSGIAGSGKSKWAQEIAKKERATIVSTDEIRQNLFGDERKQKRSAQVFFEVYSKIATELANGKNVILDATNIDREKRMKVLAKFPDVQKECYYVDVPYTVCLERNRSRKRTVDEYILAKMRKNFHFPIKNEGWDHIHLLHEPVPYSIEKEEFVQLLQKEPSYEELFERLNAIPIFKEMYQFNQENPYHQYPLCKHTYHVFDYVNAFYTEEDKFLMQVVALFHDTGKPFCKTYKPMKGHYSYFGHEHVSAQIACHFLKELGFEDDFIFEAVNLIQMHMKINYGTQQDISEIYHLLGEEYLWKLYFFKEGDAYAK
- a CDS encoding protein adenylyltransferase SelO, translated to MTDKKATIEPGWNFDNSYTTLPKSFFSRLNPPPVRSPKLAILNERLAKTLGLNVEALQSEEVIAMLAGNKTPEGAMPLAQAYAGHQFGHFTMLGDGRALLLGEQITPSGERFDIQLKGSGRTPYSRGGDGRAALGPMLREYIISEAMHGFGIPTTRSLAVVTTGESVYRETELPGAILTRVAASHIRVGTFQFAARWCSIEDLRALADYTLQRHFPKIAAEENRYLLLLKEVIQRQAALISKWQLAGFIHGVMNTDNMAISGETIDYGPCAFMDTYDPATVFSSIDVQGRYAYGNQPYIAVWNLSRFAESLLPLLHENEAQAVKVAEDALAEFSKLYHSHWLTGMRAKLGLFNEEEQDEALIEGLLNMMKDHHADYTNTFRAFTLNQPEETAMFGTSEFTEWHEQWKARLTRQPEDTAAVQQVMKKSNPAIIPRNHRVEEALEAAWKEGDYTVMERLLEVLSNPYAYTPEQVEYTTLPAESACPYQTFCGT
- a CDS encoding RNA ligase family protein, encoding MLKKYPRTFHLPWSRSRTDDDKILRSVCHFEGKQVVVTEKLDGENTTLYRNHIHARSLDSKDHASRHWVKMLHGTISFHIPEGWRICGENVYALHSIYYEYLTSYFYVFSIWNENNECLSWDETVEWAELLGLETAPVLYRGIWKEETVKSCYTKQSAFGGEQEGYVVRVTERFPYEDFKQSAAKFVRKNHVQTDQHWLSKPVVPNGLAQTY